AAGCCCTGGCGGTGCGCTCTTCGCACCTGACCCGTGCCGCCACAGTCAGGACAGGACGCCACGCCGCCGGGCGCCGCGCCGGTACCGTCACAGGATGAGCAAACGTGCTCTTTCGAGATGGTTATGCTCTTCGCCACACCCGTCGCCGCTTCTTCCAGCTCGATCTCAAGATCGTACCGGATATCACGCCCGCGCTCAGGGCCATAGCGGTGTTCGGGTCGTGCGTAACCGTGGCCAAAGAGATCCTCGAAGATGGTGCTTCCGAACCCTGAGCTGGCGTTCCTGCCCTGGGTGCGGCCGAAACCGAAATTACCGCCGAAGATGCCTCTGAACAGATCACCGAAGATATCCTCGATATCGTTATAGTGCGTGAAATCAGACCATTCGAAGCCGCCAGGACCAAAATTAACGCCGGCAGGGCCAAAGCGGTCGTAATTTGCCCGTTTCTGCTGATCGTACAGGACCTCATAGGCCTCGGAGATCTCTTTGAACTTCTCCTCCGCCTCCTTCGGACTCTCCTTATTCAAATCGGGATGGTACTTCTTCGCCAATCGTCGATAGGCTCGTTTGATCTCGTCCTTCGATGCGTCCCGCTCCACGCCGAGAATGGTATAATAGTCCCTTGTTCCAGCCAACTACCGTACTCCTTACGCTCTACTTACTGTAGAGTGCCGGAGCGATATAACTTTTTTAGCCCCTGGAGAAGCTTCACTTATTCACCGCTTCGTTCCATCAGAAATACCCCGCGAACGGGTAGTAAGAGCAGTCCCCTTTATATATAACCTCCACCTTGAGTTCATTTGTTCACTGAACCAGTGAAGGCGGTGAAGGCGCGATGAAGGTGCGGGTGGAAGTGACGGATGACGCGGGCGTGAAGTCATCCATAGAGAAGGAGGGCGATTTGCAGCTGGAGATGCTCAAACAGGCCACGATCAAGGACGTGCTCAAGTTTTTGGAAGGGCAGCTTGCCCCGATCTCCTTACAGGACGCTTACGATCCCGATGGCGAAGGGCTCACGATCAAAGAGCGGCTTGCTTCTTTCTTGCGCTATGACCCCCATGCACCCCAAGGGTGGTTCACGTCTTCACAGCTGCGGCGAATTTACGAAGATAAATTTGAAGAGAGCGTGCGGTTGAGCACCATCTCGACCTACCTGGCGGGCTTGCACGCGGACGGCATCTTAGAACGGAAAGGGAGTAGAGCAAAGCGCCAATACCGGGTCGCCACCGAGAACTTGAAGATCCCGGTCCTCTTCGATCTTGGTACTGGGGGTCATGAGATAGAGACGTTGAGTGTGAACCGTGACTGTTAACCCGCTGCGGTGTGCTCCTTCTTCGCCGCGCGAACCTCAGGCACCGGTTCACGGACGTGCGAAGGGCGCGCTCAACAGGTGTGCCGGGGATTCTGAAGCAGCGCCTTTATCTGCTCCTTAAATGCTCTGAGCGAGCCCTCGTTCCGCAGCACGAGATCGGCCTGCTTCATCGCCTCGCCCATCCCCCAGCGGTTCTCGCGCGCCTCACGCGCCTGAAACTCCGCGAGTGCCAGCGAGTCATCGCCGCGCCCACGATTCTTTATCCGTGTATAGCGCAGCGAAAGCGGCGCATCGATCAGTACGAGCACAAAATTCGTCCCAAACGCGCGCTTGAATGCTTCTACCTCAGGCACGCCTCGGATACCATCAACCACAATGAGCTTGTGCTCCGCTTCGGTCATACCGCTCACCAGCAGGTCATGGATACGGGGGATGCACCGTTTGGCAATGGCATCAAGCCCCTCATTCGCCCGGAGCTCGTTCGCTATTCTGCCCGCGTTCTCGTCAGTCACGGGCAGCATACGGCTCTGGAGCTCCGCCCGTATCACGTCGCCCATGGTGATGACGGGGATGTTCAGATCCTTCGCAACGGTGGCTGCGACGGTCTTTCCTGATGCAGGTGCGCCGATGAAGGCTAGTATCTGTAGCGTTCCTGCAACCACTTTTCCGCGGCACCTCGGGCAAATCTTCGCTCCGGTGTAGCGTGAAACACGTTAACGACCGTGAGCAATTCCCCTTTATGCACGGTACCATCATGGATAGGGAGAAAAACGACTTCGTCAAGAACCCGACGCGTCTCAACGCCCTTGGGCTTGCCCATCGCATCAGCTGTAAGCACCACACCAAGCGCATGTCGCAATGTGAGACAGGCTAGCACAATTGACTTCGGCGGGATCTCAACCTCTTCTATCTTGATCGTCACGGTCTGGTCTTTCTGCACGTCTTTGTCCTCCCGGGCGATGAGCATCTCCCACTGACCATGCGGGCCCACGGAATAGCCATATCTATACGCTACGGTCTCCAGCACGCATTTCTTCCCGCCGATGTCATCCTCCCAGTACACATACTTTATCTTCGCCATGTTCTTGGTATTAGAGTAGAGCATCACTAGTCTTTAAGTTTTCCGGTTGAGCGAGCCGCGCCAATCGCTTGTCCCAGTACTCATCCATCACCTGCGATTCCGCTGAATTCTCGAAGACGAGCAGGGTACGATCCGCCTGCGTGATCACGCCGAGATAATTCAACATGATGCTCTCCCACTCGTTCTCGGTCAGCCCGCGGCCGACCGCGGCCTCGATCACCTCGCGTTTGAAGATCAGCCGCTCGTCGCCTCGTATCCTGATCAGCATCCCGAACCAGAAGAAGGTGGCATTATTCGCGGCATTGTCCGCGCAGAGCGCCTGTGCGGCCCGCAGATTT
This genomic interval from Methanomicrobia archaeon contains the following:
- a CDS encoding molecular chaperone DnaJ yields the protein MAGTRDYYTILGVERDASKDEIKRAYRRLAKKYHPDLNKESPKEAEEKFKEISEAYEVLYDQQKRANYDRFGPAGVNFGPGGFEWSDFTHYNDIEDIFGDLFRGIFGGNFGFGRTQGRNASSGFGSTIFEDLFGHGYARPEHRYGPERGRDIRYDLEIELEEAATGVAKSITISKEHVCSSCDGTGAAPGGVASCPDCGGTGQVRRAHRQGFAQLISISACPRCAGAGQIIQNPCTHCNGRGRLRMTKELTVKVPPGVDTGSRLRIAGEGSAGERGGPPGDLYVVLQVRAHDFFLRSGNDLLCEVPLRFAQAALSDEIEVSTIDGNSERLKIPPGTQSGTTFVLKHKGMPDLKGHGRGDLVVRVRVQTPRKLSKRQKELLLEFDQEEREREGDHHDDAGEQKGFFSWWPKKN
- a CDS encoding DUF22 domain-containing protein, which gives rise to MLYSNTKNMAKIKYVYWEDDIGGKKCVLETVAYRYGYSVGPHGQWEMLIAREDKDVQKDQTVTIKIEEVEIPPKSIVLACLTLRHALGVVLTADAMGKPKGVETRRVLDEVVFLPIHDGTVHKGELLTVVNVFHATPERRFARGAAEKWLQERYRY
- the fliE gene encoding flagellar hook-basal body complex protein FliE: MCPRCRGKVVAGTLQILAFIGAPASGKTVAATVAKDLNIPVITMGDVIRAELQSRMLPVTDENAGRIANELRANEGLDAIAKRCIPRIHDLLVSGMTEAEHKLIVVDGIRGVPEVEAFKRAFGTNFVLVLIDAPLSLRYTRIKNRGRGDDSLALAEFQAREARENRWGMGEAMKQADLVLRNEGSLRAFKEQIKALLQNPRHTC